The DNA region TAAAAAATGAAAACTAATATGGATGTCCGTTAAAGTAAGTAATCCCGTAATAGGCGCCCCAAGCTGCGATGAGGATGATGATCACCCACATCCAAACAGGGACTGTCTGCGGCGTTTCGCTTCCTTCGATCACGAAGCTTTTCTGGCTGTCTTTGTCATAGGAATTGATCATCAGCGGAAAAGAGCCGTCCACAATATCATTTTCCTTTAATCCTTCGATACTGATCGAGGGACCGTTTTTCACCGTGAACTTGATCTTTCTGATTCCTTCCCTTCCTTTCGGGGATTTGCTGATGATTTTCAGCACGTGGTCACCGTCGGCCAGCTTCGAGGTGTCGAAATCGAAAACAATCGGCGTCTCGAGTTCGGCAATCGGTTTGGGATCGTCGTCGATGAATAAAAGGACTGAGGTTTTATCTTTGGTCATTGCATTACTGGTTGAGGTTGAGGTAAAGGAACTACAATGGTTATTCTAAAAAAGTGTACTTGATGTGGTTTTTGTCTTTTTCGCCCGGCTTCACGATATATTTTATCGAATAAATCAAGGTATAAACCGTAATCAAAGCGATGACCGCCACAATGAGCCAATCCCATCTGCTGTCGGGACCTGTTCCGTGTGTGAAACCCTGAGTTAACCGAGGTTGCTGCTGTTTACACGCTTCACAGGCGAAAGCAAGTTCCGCAACAAAAAGGAAAATAACGGCGATGATATATTTAAGGTTTTTCATAATAAGTTTTTATTTGATTTCGTCCATTATTTTTTTCACTTCTTCGGCGGTCACTTTTTTACCCTGATTTCCCCAACTCGTTCTTTCGTGGTTGATGAGCGCGGCAACCATTTCAGGAGTAAAGTTTGCTGCAGTTCCCACATCGGTCATCGTCGCATATTCTGGTCGGGCGTCGTAACCTTTCATAATGATGGTGACGTATAGCTTCAAATCTTCACCCAAAACGATCGGACTTCCTTTCAAAGGAGGGAACGCTCCAGCCAAACCTTCACCGTTTGCTTGGTGACACGCGACACAGTTGGCGTTGTAAATATCTCCTCCATCTGGTAATGCATCTCCACCTCCACTTGCGGCAACTGCCTTTTCCTTCTGCTTGTAAAGAAACTCTGGAGTCGGAGTTCCGTCGGGAAGTTTAACCTGTTTCAGTGCCTGAAGATAGGCAACGAGGTTCAGCGCGTCTTTTGTGGCTACGATTTTCTTATTCTTATTTCTTAGGAATTTGGCAGGAACTTTTACTTCGATATCGCCTTTTTCAACAAAGTCTTTTTCCACAAAAAGCCACGGATAAGCAGGCATCACCGATTGTTCCACAACTGCTCTCGGTTGGTAAAGGTGCAGCAAATGCCAGTCGATACTTGGCTGTCTTTCGCCGATATTCGTCAAGTCGGGACCTGTACGTTCGGAACCTAAAAGATTTGCAGTATTTTGCCATACGTCCATTCTTTCATTCATGGCATAATCTGCAGGAAGGTTTGGTCGGTTTCCGAAGGGTTTGTCCATATCGATACCTCTCACTTGTTGGGTGTGACAGGCGATACAGCCGTTTTCCACATACAGTGCTTTTCCGGCTTTCTGTTCTTTGGTTAAAGGTTTTGCATCAGGAAGCGGTTTGTAAACCTGCTGATTCTGAATGGCGGGTAAAATCGCGATATTCAGCGTGAGGAACAGGAAAAACAGCAACGCGGTCCAGAAAAGCAGTTTATGATTATTATAGAATTCCATGTTTGTCTTTATTTGGTTGGGATAAATTCGGTGTTCTGAAGTTGTTTCTTGGCTTCAAGAATTTCCGCGGGAGTTCTCGGGATCACCACGTCCTGTTTTTTGTTCACCATTTTATAAAAATTGTAGGCGAAAACAAAGTGCGAAATCCACATCATCGTTCCACCAATCGCCCTCCATAACCAGTATGGTGCCATCATCACCACACTTTCGATGAATGGTTTTTTCGCCATCCAAAGCAACCCTTTTTCTGTTGAGCCGATCATTAACGACATTATATAAATCATTAAACCTATTAAAGCCAGCCAGAAATGAATTCCCACCCAGAATTTCGGCGGTTCCTTTCCAGTAAGTCGCGGAACGAGCGTGTACGTAAACGCCCACAACATGAAGGTAATGATTCCGTACATCGTCATGTGCGAATGCGCCACGGTGAAGTCGGTGAAGTGCCAAATTAAATTGGTAAATCTGAATGCTTCCACCGTTCCCTGAAGCGAACCCGTGAAGTAGAAAATAATCCCGATCAGATAAAAAGGCAAAGTGTAGCTCGATTTCAGCTGATACCAAGCTCCATTGAAAGTGAGGATGAAGTTAGTGGAACCCGCAACAACAGGAATCACCATTCCAACGCTCGCTACGATGGCTACAGTCTGCATCCACCAAGGAATCGCGCTGAAAATAAAATGGTGACTTCCGATCAATGTATAAAATAGAATTTGTGTCCAGAATGCTAAAATCCCTAAACTGTATGAATAAATCGGTTTGTTAAGTTGCTGTGGCAGAAAGTAATACATGAGTCCGAGACTAAGGAACATGAACCACATTCCCACTCCTTGGTGCATATAATAACCCTGGATAATGGTTTCCGCCAAACCTTCTTGCCAAAACGGAAGATAGGCAACGAGCAGAATTACAATCACATACATCACCGCTGAAACGATATACCAGTTGGAAACGTAGATTTCCTTGGTTTTGCGCATCGCGATGGTTTTCAGGAAATTGTATAAAGATATCCCGATTCCTGCTGCAAAAAGCGCCATGATCGGCCAAATGTATTCTCTATATTCACCTCCTGCATTATTGATTCCCGCCATCAAAGACAGCGAACCTAAAATAACTGCGGTGTTCATCAGGATTAAAGTGTACCACCCTAATTTTAAACTGAAAATATCGACGTTGCTTACTCGCGGAATTACATAATAAGACAGACCGACCATCGCAAAGGAAGCCCATCCCCAAAAAACGAGATTGGTGTGAACGGGACGAAGTCTGCCGAAACTGAGCCAGCTCACATGATCCGCATCGGGTGCGACAAACTTGATTCCCAGATATTCACCCACTGAAGTTCCCACGATCAGCCATAAAACGGAAAAACCCAGAAAATAAAGAATGAGTTTTGCCGACTGTGGCGAAATATACTGCTGCGGAATCCCTCCCCTTTTGTGTGGGATCACCCGGATTTCCTCCACCGTATTGACATTGCTGATAATTCCCTTTTCATCAGATGGCGGCAAATTCCCTGAAAGTTCGTTTTCGGGAAGCCGGTACTCCATTTCCTTTCGGCGCTGCTCATACCGCTGAACCTCTTCGGGAGAAAGCGACTTGATCTTTTTCTGCATTTCCAGGAGTTCGCGTCGGCTTTTCAGTTCCCTGTAATTTCCATAGGTTTTGATGATGGCAATCACCAAACCCGCCAAAATCGGCAGCAAAATCAGCACGAGGGTAATCTGAATTCCCGACTCGCCAAATAATGAGTTGTTCATAAAGTAAAAGTTAGAGGATGTTTTTATCCTTTATTATGGTAAAAAAAACTATCTTTTCAAATAAGAGCTTCCGACAGCGACGTCTTCTGCCAATGCACGAAGCGTCGTTTTCTCGAGAGCTTCACGGATTTCTGCGCGAATGCCGACAAATTTATGGTGCAGCGGACAAGGTTTCTCAGCATTGCATTTCTGCAGTCCCAAGCTGCAATCTTCCAGCAAACTATTGCCATCAAGCGCGAAAACGATGTTCCAAAGCTTCACCCTTTCCAAATCGGAACCATCAACAAAGAAGCCGCCATTCGGACCTTTCATGGAACGGATGACGTTCGTCTTCGACAATTTCTGCAGAATCTTGGCGGTAAACGCTTCGGGAGAATCAATTGATTTCGCGATTTCTTTCTGGCTGACTTTCCTGTCTTTCAGCGACTGCTTCGCGATATAGATCGATGCCCTGATTCCGTATTCACACGATTTAGAAAACATTCTTTTTTAATAGCACTAAATTATTGAACAATGCGCAATAAAGGACTTTTTTATCTTTTATTTCATCTATGAAGATTATCGGTAAAACCGATAATGAAGATTCACAAAACAAATAAAAGATTATTTCAGAACTTATTCTTCACGTCCGCCATTATAGGAATATGGATATTTGTCCCGAATTCCTTGTTGATTCTCTCGATAAAATAAGCCGAAAGAAGCGGCGAAGCTTTCTCGATATTCTGGTGGACAAAGAAGTCAAGTTTTTCCAGTCCTTCTGCTTTCCATTTTTTGATCCGTTCGATCCAGTCGTCTAACCTTGTGTAGTCGCTTTCCGCATTTGCACCCACACAAATGCAACAGGAGTCGTCAAACACATGTGGAGCATATCCCTTCGTCCGGCGGTATCTACAATGATATTGGTGATGCTGTGTTCTTCAAAAAGCTGCATCGCCTTCTCGAAAACCTCCTTGTCGGAAAACCATTTTTCGTTTCTAAGCTCGATCGCCAAAGGAATTTCTTTAGGCCATTCTTTCACAAATTTGTCGATTCGGTCAAAATCTTTGGGTTGGAAGTTATCGTGAAGCTGCAGGAAAACCGTTCCCAATTTTTCATCAAAGTTCATCACCGAGGTTGCAAACTGTGTAACCACGTCCGTAATATTCAGCAACCTCCTGTAGTGCGAAACAGTGTTGGTAATTTTTGGGAAGAACTTGAAATTCTCGGGAGTCTTCTCTTTCCAAGTCAGCACCTGTTCAGGAGAGGGCATCCCGTAGAAAGTCGCATTCAGCTCGATGGAGTTGAACTGTGTCGCGTAATAGGTGAGCTCATCCTTTGTTCCTTTTGGATAAAAACCTTTAAGGTCGGTCTTGTTCCATTTTGCACAACCGATATTGATCTCCAAACCCTTCGATTTAGATTTCTTGAGGATTTCCGCAGTTCTCGGATGATCTTCAGGAAGGGAGAAATCGATTTTTGAGGGGTCGTCAACTTGTCCGAATTTCATGTTTCTTAACTTAAATGTTCACGTCATAAAAATACGGATTTTTCGACTTTAATTAAAAACAGAATAATCGCTTTTAAAAAAAATTAACAAGAAAAGGACAAAAACATCCGATTTATATTTTCTAACTTTACACCACAAAATACCATCTTATGAAAACAGCAGTTTGGGACACTTATGTGAAAAAACAAAATGGAGAAACGATGCATTTCGACCTCATCGTACCCGAAGAAATGACCGATCAGCAAACCATTTTCGGCTACGCAAAAGATTACCTGAAAAGCAAGAACCAGCCCTACGAAAACTTCGGTGCGGAACAGAGCAGGTTCTGCCACATCGAATCAGCAAAACCTTCAGTACAGGACGAAATCAAGAAGAAAGGGTACTATATTGTAGAAATGGAGGGATGTGATTAAAGAAATCCTCAACAATCTTATTAAAGAAATTCCATAAAAAAAGCGACAGTATAAAACTGCCGCTTCTTTTTTATTCTTTCGAAGTAGATTAGTTCTTAATCGCTTTAAACGATTTCACTGATCCATCCTCATAATGAAGTGTTACAAGATACATTCCTGATTTCAGATCCGAAAGTTCAATTCTTGCAGCCGGCTTCATTGATTTCACCTGTCTTCCTGAAATATCGGATACCGTAATGTTTTTCAATCCTTTGGTATCGGAAATATTCAGGTGGTCTTTGAACGGGTTCGGATAAATCGCTACGTTTGCTTTCGCAGTATTATCGGTTGCCATGATGGCTGCTACTTCAATCGTAATATTGTCAACTCCTAAATAATTCTGATCCGCATCAGAGTATGCATTAAAACCAAAATAATAAACCCCTGTAGTTGTCGGTGTAAAAGTTTTCGTTACAGTTGTTGCAGTGTTTCCGGTAATGTTAGGATGATCATTCAAGAGATTTGTCATTCCCGCAACAGTTGCAGTACTACCATAAGACACTTTCATTTTCTCTGTATATCCTCCACCAACGTACGTGTAGGTAATCTTGTACTCCGTACCACCTGTCAGGTTAATACCAGCTGTATAGAACCAGCTGTTTGCTGCACTGGTTGTGCTATAATTATACACCAACCATTTGCCCGGTAAATTAGCAGCACCGTTGTTATAGATTCTCCATGGGTTACCGCTTGTAGAAGTCGCTGTGGTACAGTTAGGAAGGTTTGGAACAGCAGCGTCTTCAAAATTTAAAGAATACGGAACTGAATAAGCCGCAGGACATTCAGTTGTAAATAGCGTACTATCGGTCCAAGAACTTTTTTCTGTTGGGGAGCAGATTGCACGCAACCAAACATAGTAATTAGTTCCTGCTGTAAGTCCTGAAATTAACTGAGATGTTCCGCTTACATTTTCGAAGCTTGGAACGGTGGTATCAGTTGGAGCAACTCCGGTTGTGTTGTAGTAGACATCATATCCTGTCGGTGTTGATCCCGCTGCTGGAGTCCAGATTACAGTTGCATCAGTTTGTGTTGAAGTCGCAGAGGTAATTGTCGGAATCAGACAAGCCGGAGCAGCATCAATGCTTATATCGTCAAGATAAAGATACGCCATATCTGCGTCGGAATGCGCATTAAATCCGAAATAATAAGTTCCGGAAGTAGTTGGCGTGAAATACGCAGTTTCAAGTGTAGATCCAGCTTGTGTAATAGTCACATAATCTGCAATTTCTGTCATGGCTGTATTTATAGGAGAGGTTCCGGCTGCAAGCTTCATTTTTTCCTGGTAACCTACATCCGAACTACCAACTCTGAATCTGATCATGTATTTGGTTCCGGCGGTTAGATTCATTCCCTGTGTATAAAACCAGGCATTTGCGGCATTAGTGGTATTATAGGAATATCTCAAAGTTTTGCCCGCTGAAAATCCGAATGTTGGATTGGCTAAAGTATAAGTTACCCAGTTGTTACCGGTTCCGGCATTCTGAACGGTGTGACAAGCAGGTATTGCAGGAGGTGTCACACTTTCAAAATTCTGAGCGTATGGTAATGTTGCTACTCCACAAAGCGTTGTGAAAGTAAGTGGAGAAGATGACCAGCTGCTGATATCAGAGCTTGAACATGCCGATCTTACCCAAACATAATACATCTTGTTACTCAACAAACCAGTAAGATTCTGAGATAATCCTGTAACTCCCGAAAAACTTGGTGTCGTAGCGGATGTAGGAGCGGTGTTTACATCACTGTAATAAACGTCATACCCGTTTGCAGGAGGCGTGGTAGAAGCTGTCCAGTTAACTGTTGCAGAATTGCTTGTAACCGAAGTCGCATTAAGCCCTGTAGGTGCATAACATGTTGCAACCTGGGATAAAACTACATCGTCAATAGTTAAATACCAGTCAGCAGCATTGGTATTATTACCTGTTATCCTAAACTTGAAGTTAGATCCAGTCGGCACTGCACCCGCAGCAATGGTTCCGGAAAATGAAGTACATAATGTAGAATGCGTGTTGATTTCAACCTGGCTACCAATCAAATTATAGGTTGTACCACCATCCGCAGAATACTCTACTCGCATATTGCCGCTCACGTTTGGAGACGTCGTGCTGAATCCTCTGGTAGAATATTTGAAAGAAACCGCTATTTCATTTCCGTTGGAATTTGCAGAGGTGTACACTGCATTCGCAGTAATGTTTGTAGTAGTGCCGTAAAGATTCTTTCTTATGGCAGCTGTTCCGGTACAAGGATACCCCGTAACAGTAGTACGTAAGAATCCGGTGTAAGTCCACCCAGCAGGTGTAGTCGTTCCCTCAAACCCCTCATTCACTGAGATTTGAGCACTCGCGGTGATTCCCAAAGCAATCATACAAGTCAGTAATAGTTTTTTCATAAAATAAAAATTAAGATTTCGTCAAATATATAGATTCTTTCTATATTATGCAACTTTTACATAAAATCACCTGATATACCGTAAAGATGTTTAACATTAAATTAATATTGTTAAAGTATATCAAAAAAAAAAAAAAAAAACCGTTTTACCAATAGTAAAACGGTCATATGAATTTTTCTCGTTCCTAAACTAATAAGTTATCAACTTCTCCCGTTATTACAACAACTTATTTCTGTAAAGCATTACGCCTCACAACTCGAGCACGTCACAAAGTTCACCATCATTTCTTTGGAAACCGACGAACTTCTTTGGTAATACAGCGTTTTCACTCCCTTCTTCCAAGCTTCGATATAGAGGTAGTTCACATCTTTCACAGGCATTGTCGATGGGATCTGCAGGTTCAGCGACTGCGCCTGATCGATGTATTGTTGTCTTTGTGCTGCCTGAGAAATAATCTCCATCGGCGAAATTTCTTTGAAGGTCTTAAACACCGCTTTTTCTTCATCGGTCAGTTCAGTCAAATGCTGTACAGAACCGTGGTTGAGCATAATAGCTCTCCAGGTTTCCTCGTTGTCGAGTCCCTTTTCTTCTAAAAGCTTTGCGAGGTACTTGTTCTTTCTCATAAAGTTTCCTTTCGCCAAACCTGCTTTGTAATAGTTGGAAGCGAACGGCTCAATTCCTGGCGAAGTCTGCCCCAGAATTGCAGACGATGAAGTAGTCGGCGCGATCGCCATCACCGTCGTGTTGCGCATTCCGTAACCTTTCATCAGTTCGGGTTCGCCATAAATATTGGCCAATTCCTGCGATGCCTGAATCGATTGTTCCTTGATCTGTCTGAAAGCACGCGCATTGAACTGCGTCGCTTCAAAACTTTCAAAAGAAATCATATTTTTCTGAAGGTAAGAATGGTAACCTAAAACTCCCAAACCAAGCGCTCTGTGACGGATCGCGAAGTTTCTCGCCCCTTGAAGATAATAATTCCCCTCCGTTTTCTCGATGAATTCAGATAGAACAGCGTCCAAGAAATAAATGGCAAGCTTCACCGCGTTCGTATCTTTCCACTCGTCATAAAGTTCAAGGTTCATCGAAGAAAGGCAGCAGATAAAACTCTCATCTTTCGACGAAGGCAGCATAATTTCTGAGCACAGATTGCTCGCGTTCACCATCATCGCGTTGTCTTTGTAAACTTGCGGCTTGTTTCGGTTCACGTTGTCGGTGAAGAAGATATACGGCAAACCTTTCTGCTGTCGGCTTTCCAAAACTCGCGCCCAGATTTTCCGCTTGTCGATATCGCCGTCGATCATATCCTGCATCCAGTAATCAGGAACGCAGACTCCCGTAAACAGGTTCTGGATCGGACTCCCAATATCTTTAATCGAAAGAAATTCCTCAATATCTCCGTGATCAATATCCAGATAAGCCGCAAAAGCACCTCGGCGAACACCTCCCTGCGAAACCACGTCCATCGCGGTGTCGTAGAGTTTCATAAAGGAAACTGCACCCGAAGATTTCCCGTTGTCGGTCACCGCGGTTCCACGGTTTCTAAGCTCGCCGAAATACCCCGACGTTCCACCCCCGATTTTCGTCTGCATGATCACTTCGCCCAATTTGTGGGTAATCCCCTCAATATTGTCGGGAATATGCACGTTGAAGCACGAAATCGGCAAACCGCGCTGCGTTCCCATATTTGCCCAAACCGGCGACGAAAAAGAAATCCATCCTTTCGTAATCATCTCCTCGAAAGCGGGTTGCAGCTCGGGTTTGTACAGCCGTTTCGCGGCGGCGGTTGTAATTCTTTCAATAGCGCCTTTCACGGTTTCCCCTTTCAGCAGGTAGCCGCGGTTCAGCATTTGCTCGGACTCCTCGTTGAGCCACCAAATATCGTTGTGTTCTTCCATAACTGTATTTTTGTCATTGCGAGCAAAGTGAAGCAGTCTCACAATTAATAAACTTATTTTCTTAGATCCCAAATCCTGTTCCCCGGTCTGAAATCTGACATCTGAAATCTGACATCTGAAATATATCTTTGGAGCAAGAAGGTTGTCGCTTCTTTGCAAATCCAGTCCCGCTTTCCGTTGCAATTCCTCGCTCCTCCTTCGTCGTCGCTGCGGGATTTTCACTGCAATCGGGGCTATTTTTGGAGGTGCGGTACTTCCTCCGACTTTTTTAAAGACCTAACAGGTTTTGAAAACCTGTTAGGTCTTTTCGGTGCGTTCCAGCGTGCTATTGCTGTCGCGCTTTCAGCGCTCCGCAATTAATATCGATTTTATATCGCTTCTGCGAAGCGATGGACAAATCACGATTTGTCCCTACAGAACTTGGTTCTTTTGCCTTGTTTCTTGTTTCTTTTTCCTTGGCTCTTTTACCTAGCTCTTAAAACAAATCATTCTCCGTAATACTCTTATCGTGTTTCGTGTAATCTACAGGTCTTTTCGCAAAGAAATCGTCGAGCGAATTGGCGAAAACCTCCTCCTCGAACCACATCATCGGTCGGTATTGTTCAGGAGTTACGTTGTAGCGCGTTTTCATACCGATTTTCTTCAGTGAGTCATCGACACGGTATTTCATAAAGTTCAGCAAATCTTCCTTGGTGAAATTGTCGATTTCGCCAAGTTCGAAAATCCAGTCGAGGATTTCTTCTTCCACCGTAATCGAGTGGTCAACCAAAGTGTAGATATCTTCAATGTCGGAATCGGTCAGCAATTCTGGCTGCTCTTCACGGATTTTGTTGATCAGATAAATCCCTGCATTGGCGTGGATCTGCTCATCAACAGAAGTCCACGCGATAATGTTGGATACGTTTTTCATATACCCTTTAAACCTCGTAAAAGAAAGGATGATCGCAAACTGCGAAAACAGGGAAACGTTTTCAATGAGGATCGAGAACAGCAATAGTGCGGAAACATATTCTTTCGGTGTGGTAGAATTGGCGTGTTTCAGCACATTCGACAAGAAGTCGATTCTTTTCTTGATGGCGGGAATCTCGATTACATTCAGGAACTCGTCGTTGTAACCGAGAACTTCCAGCAAACGCGAGTACGCTTCAGAATGACGGAACTCACACTCCGCGAAAGTTGCTCCCAAACCGTTCAGTTCCGGTTTCGGCATGTGGTTGTAGAGGTTCCCCCAGAAAGTCTTTACAGAAACTTCGATTTGGGCGATTGCCAAAAGAGCGTGTTTCACCGCGATCTGCTCGTGCGGCTCCATCTGCGATTTAAAATCCTGAACATCCGCAGTGAAATCAATTTCAGAATGCACCCAGAATGACTTGTTGATCGCGTCCACAAACTGGAGCACCTCCGGATATTCGAATGGTTTATAACTTACCCTTTTGTCAAAAATTCCCATACTAAGAAGTTTACAATGTTAATGATTAATGATGGTGTGGATAAAATGCTGCGGATATATATTTTACTGATAATCAAATCTTTAAAATAAATCCTTATCCACATTTTTCCGAACCGTAATCCGGAAGTGTGAACCACAAAAATAGAAAATGAAACCTCATAAAGAAAGCCGCAAATATTAAATCTCTGACTTTGAACACCAAAAGTTTTCCACAGTCACACAGAAGATGCATCACTATTAAGTTTGCCGAAATTCGGAAGCAAATAACGCCATATCATCGCAAAAACCATTAAACGATATTTGTAAAATACCGTATTAATAGTAATTATCAATTAAACGAATCATTTAATTAAAACAAAATTTGATTAACTGTAACAATCAAATATTTTCAAATACTAATTTTTATAAACAGCAATCACTTAATGTTAGTAATTAAGGACCTCCACAAATCCTACGACACGGGAAAAAGTAAACTTCATGTTTTGAAGGGCATCAACCTTGAAATTGGTGAAGGCGAATTTGTCTCGATCATGGGAAGCTCCGGTTCAGGAAAATCAACCTTGCTCAATATCATCGGGATTTTAGACGAGAAAGACTCGGGAACTTATGAACTCGACGGAATCCCAATCGAACACCTCTCCGAAGTTAAAGCCGCGGAATACCGAAGCAGATTTCTGGGTTTCATCTTCCAGTCGTTTAATTTGATCGGCTACAAAACCGCGCTGGAAAACGTGGCGCTCCCACTCTACTATCAGAATGTTTCCCGAAGAGAACGCAACGAGAAAGCGCTGGAATACCTCGAAAAAGTAGGGCTGAAAGATTGGGCGAATCATTTGCCAAACGAACTTTCCGGTGGACAAAAACAGAGAGTCGCGATCGCAAGAGCTTTGGTAACCAACCCGAAAATTATTCTTGCCGACGAACCGACAGGAGCTTTGGATTCCAAAACCACTTACGACATTATGAAAATCCTACAGGAAATCAACCGTGAAGGCAAAACGATCATCGTCGTCACCCACGAACCGGATGTCGCCGCAGAAACCAAAAGAAATGTGGTCCTGAAAGACGGAATCATCGAAAGCGACCAGGTAATTGAACAAAGAGTATTGGCGTGAAAAAGAGCCAAGGGAAAAGGGAAAAGAGCCAAGAACCAAGAACCAGGAGCCAATATCAAAATACAAGCAAATAGTAAAATATCAAAATAAATCCGAGTCAATTTCAGCAGTATTAATCCATTAAACATGGCTCTTTTTACTTGTTTCTTGACTCTTTCTAAGTTATGTTTGATCTCGACCGATGGCAGGAAATTTTCAGTTCGATCCGGAGTAATATTCTTCGGACGGTGCTCTCTGGTTTTACCGTAGCGCTCGGTCTCTATATTTTCATCGTACTTTTCGGAATTGGTAAAGGTTTGCAGAATGCTTTCTCCGAAGGATTTACAAGGGATGCACAAAACCTCATCACCATTTCCACAGGTAAAACGACGATTGCGTACAACGGATTGCAGTCGGATCGAGAAGTTACCCTCAACAACAAGGATTACGACGCCATCATCAACTCCGATACGGAAAAGGTGCAGTATTCCACTCCGAGATTATCTACCAGCTTAATGGTAAAATACGGCAAGGAAAGCGGAAATTATCAAATCAGCGGCGCAAACCAGGACGAGGTAAAAATCGAAAACCGCAAACTCCTGAACGGAAGATTTATATCACCCGGCGATCTCGACCGAAGAGCAAATGTAGCCGTAATCGGAAGAATGGTTCAGCGCGACCTCATCAAAAACGGCGATCCTGTCGGAAAAGATGTTGAAATCAACGGCAGTATTTTTAAAGTAATCGGTGTTTTTTCCGACGACGGCGGAGATTGGGATGAAAGAATGATCAGCATTCCCATCACAACCTTACAGCAAATGAAGAAAAGTTCGGACACTGTAAGCACCGTTTTCATCGCCTACAACGAGAATCTGAAACCCGAAGACGCGATCAAATACAGCGACCGACTGAAAAAAGAAATCAAGACCAGAAAAAGCGTTTCTCCCGACGATGAAAATGCAGTTTATGTAAACAACCGTGCTGAAGGATTGAAAGATTCCTTCCTGTTCCTTTTCGTCATCACGCTGATCGTGGGCTTT from Chryseobacterium suipulveris includes:
- a CDS encoding cbb3-type cytochrome c oxidase subunit I; translated protein: MNNSLFGESGIQITLVLILLPILAGLVIAIIKTYGNYRELKSRRELLEMQKKIKSLSPEEVQRYEQRRKEMEYRLPENELSGNLPPSDEKGIISNVNTVEEIRVIPHKRGGIPQQYISPQSAKLILYFLGFSVLWLIVGTSVGEYLGIKFVAPDADHVSWLSFGRLRPVHTNLVFWGWASFAMVGLSYYVIPRVSNVDIFSLKLGWYTLILMNTAVILGSLSLMAGINNAGGEYREYIWPIMALFAAGIGISLYNFLKTIAMRKTKEIYVSNWYIVSAVMYVIVILLVAYLPFWQEGLAETIIQGYYMHQGVGMWFMFLSLGLMYYFLPQQLNKPIYSYSLGILAFWTQILFYTLIGSHHFIFSAIPWWMQTVAIVASVGMVIPVVAGSTNFILTFNGAWYQLKSSYTLPFYLIGIIFYFTGSLQGTVEAFRFTNLIWHFTDFTVAHSHMTMYGIITFMLWAFTYTLVPRLTGKEPPKFWVGIHFWLALIGLMIYIMSLMIGSTEKGLLWMAKKPFIESVVMMAPYWLWRAIGGTMMWISHFVFAYNFYKMVNKKQDVVIPRTPAEILEAKKQLQNTEFIPTK
- a CDS encoding DUF2024 family protein → MKTAVWDTYVKKQNGETMHFDLIVPEEMTDQQTIFGYAKDYLKSKNQPYENFGAEQSRFCHIESAKPSVQDEIKKKGYYIVEMEGCD
- a CDS encoding cytochrome C produces the protein MTKDKTSVLLFIDDDPKPIAELETPIVFDFDTSKLADGDHVLKIISKSPKGREGIRKIKFTVKNGPSISIEGLKENDIVDGSFPLMINSYDKDSQKSFVIEGSETPQTVPVWMWVIIILIAAWGAYYGITYFNGHPY
- a CDS encoding RrF2 family transcriptional regulator, whose translation is MFSKSCEYGIRASIYIAKQSLKDRKVSQKEIAKSIDSPEAFTAKILQKLSKTNVIRSMKGPNGGFFVDGSDLERVKLWNIVFALDGNSLLEDCSLGLQKCNAEKPCPLHHKFVGIRAEIREALEKTTLRALAEDVAVGSSYLKR
- a CDS encoding cbb3-type cytochrome c oxidase subunit II codes for the protein MEFYNNHKLLFWTALLFFLFLTLNIAILPAIQNQQVYKPLPDAKPLTKEQKAGKALYVENGCIACHTQQVRGIDMDKPFGNRPNLPADYAMNERMDVWQNTANLLGSERTGPDLTNIGERQPSIDWHLLHLYQPRAVVEQSVMPAYPWLFVEKDFVEKGDIEVKVPAKFLRNKNKKIVATKDALNLVAYLQALKQVKLPDGTPTPEFLYKQKEKAVAASGGGDALPDGGDIYNANCVACHQANGEGLAGAFPPLKGSPIVLGEDLKLYVTIIMKGYDARPEYATMTDVGTAANFTPEMVAALINHERTSWGNQGKKVTAEEVKKIMDEIK
- a CDS encoding fibronectin type III domain-containing protein — translated: MKKLLLTCMIALGITASAQISVNEGFEGTTTPAGWTYTGFLRTTVTGYPCTGTAAIRKNLYGTTTNITANAVYTSANSNGNEIAVSFKYSTRGFSTTSPNVSGNMRVEYSADGGTTYNLIGSQVEINTHSTLCTSFSGTIAAGAVPTGSNFKFRITGNNTNAADWYLTIDDVVLSQVATCYAPTGLNATSVTSNSATVNWTASTTPPANGYDVYYSDVNTAPTSATTPSFSGVTGLSQNLTGLLSNKMYYVWVRSACSSSDISSWSSSPLTFTTLCGVATLPYAQNFESVTPPAIPACHTVQNAGTGNNWVTYTLANPTFGFSAGKTLRYSYNTTNAANAWFYTQGMNLTAGTKYMIRFRVGSSDVGYQEKMKLAAGTSPINTAMTEIADYVTITQAGSTLETAYFTPTTSGTYYFGFNAHSDADMAYLYLDDISIDAAPACLIPTITSATSTQTDATVIWTPAAGSTPTGYDVYYNTTGVAPTDTTVPSFENVSGTSQLISGLTAGTNYYVWLRAICSPTEKSSWTDSTLFTTECPAAYSVPYSLNFEDAAVPNLPNCTTATSTSGNPWRIYNNGAANLPGKWLVYNYSTTSAANSWFYTAGINLTGGTEYKITYTYVGGGYTEKMKVSYGSTATVAGMTNLLNDHPNITGNTATTVTKTFTPTTTGVYYFGFNAYSDADQNYLGVDNITIEVAAIMATDNTAKANVAIYPNPFKDHLNISDTKGLKNITVSDISGRQVKSMKPAARIELSDLKSGMYLVTLHYEDGSVKSFKAIKN